The DNA region CTGATGGAACTAACACCCGCCAATATGGCGGCACCGGCCTGGGGCTTTCAATATCTTCGCAGTTAATTGAACTGATGGGGGGCACAATCTGGGTCGAAAGTGCGGTTGGCCAGGAGACCACGTTTTTTTCACGATTGAGCTGGAGAAAGTTGATGAAACCAATTCACTCCTAGGAGCTTATTGATGCAATTCGAACAGTTCTCGGCCAAAATGAGTCAGGTGCGCCCCAGGCAACAACGCTGGTCACCGAGCAACTGCTCAAGGAACTGCCCAGGGAGCTTTCTATTCTGCTGGCTGAAGATGAGCCGATTAATCATACTTAGCAATCCGGGAAGTGAAAAAAAGACCGGCAACCATATCCCGATAATCGCGATGACAGCACGTGCCTTTAAGACTGATGAGGAGGATTGCTATCGGTGGGGTATGGATGGCTACCTTGCGAAACCCGTAAACTTCAGCAAACTCTTTGAGGAAATTAACAAGGTGAGGGAAAAGCAGGATAACTCATTCGCTTAATGAGCCAGATTGAAGCCTCTCAAAGGCTTCGATATCTCTCAAAGCTTTTTCGTAACATTCATGACAAAGTCCGTAAGTTACCATCTCACAGTCTGAATCATAGTCAAGAACAGCAGATATCGTCTTTTCTTTTTGGCAAACGCAACAGCGCCAGGTCATTTTTTTTAAGACTCCACTTTTGGGGACACGATCCCAGTTACACAACGCGGGATGAGTTTCAACTGGCGAGCATGAACTGCAATATTCGATCCGCACTATCAGCGCCAACAGATATTTAACCAGACAACTTAATAGCAGTGCCTGGCATTACAGCTGCAGCACCGGCATTCACGAGAAACAGCCAAACGCACTAGTACATTTCCGACAACTCATCCACCACCAAGAGCCTAAAAAAAAGGGTTAAAAGGCCAGAAACGAGCAATCTTATCGCCCAGGAAATGGTTATTACACCACAGCATCAAACTGCTTTTCATGACAGTACACTCCATGTAAAGTCCAAGTAAAATTTGACAAAACACCCCTCACTCTCGTATTCTGTGAGTAAGGGTGCTATCGTATTATAATTCCTGATTAGCGCTAATCAGAACAATTTTTAAACCCGCACAAAGCCGCTGCCAAGGAACGATGCAAGATGAGTGAACAACAAAGTAAGGGCCGAACCGCTGCTGAGCTTTTTCCCGGCTTGATGCCCACCAAATCACCCTCGAATCAGACACAGCCCGCCCCCAAAAAAGAACCTTTATCCCGTGAGACTGCCAAAGAGGTTGTGCCGCCTCTTCAAAGAACAAAAATTACGCCTCCGGGTCCGCCGGATATCTCCTGGCTGACAACAGGTCAGTTCCGGGCAAAATCGAAGTCCACCAACACTCCCACGATCTTGATTCTCGCTGAAGATGAGAATACCCGCTCACAGATTTCTGAAACAGTAGTGGATTTTGATTATCAGGTTGAGCATGCTGAATCAGCGGATCAAGCCATTGAAAGAACTAAGCTCCAGACTTCAGCCATTATCATTCTGCACACTGGCCTCACCAGTGAATCGACAGAGGCCACGAGGTTCCACAAACATATGTGCGAGATGCCAATGTTGCAGCGGAGAAACATTCTCTACATACTCATCGGCGACAAGTTCAGAACTCTGTACAACCTGCATGCCCTTACCTACAGTGCCAATGTGGTTGTCAACAATACTGACGTGGAGCACCTGGCCGTTATTATTCGCAAGGGTTTACAGGATCACAGGAAACTTTTTGAACCATTTAATCAGGCAATTGAGCTCCAGGCCACATAACCCCTGCCAATTGTGATTTGCGACAACAAAAATCAGATCGGGAAGAGATCGGCGGAGACATCACCGAATATATTCATTTTTTTAAGGTCCCACTTGGCAGCATCCTCATACATGGAAACTCGATCTTCAGAGTGCAGAAGATCAAGATCATGGACCAGCAGCGGCATCTGTTTGTTTTCATCGTAAAACAAACGAACAACAGGCTGATCTGCACTCTCTGTGGAGCCGATCACCACACCGATGCGCCCGCTTTCCAGTTTCACGCAGGTCCCGATAGGGTAGACCCCTATGCCCCGGATAAATTCATAGGTTAGCTCTTTGTTAAAATGGTAATCGCTCCACTCATAGAGCTTACGCAACCCTTCAATCCGGTCGATTCCTACTTTGTAACAACGATCAGAGGTCAAGGCATCATAGACATCAGCTATGGCGCACAGTTGAGAGCCATAACTTATTGCCTCACCCTTTAAGCCATGGGGATACCCTGTCCCGTCATAGCGTTCATGGTGATGCAGTCCCATATCATACGCTTCGTCCGGTAAATCCTTAGCGCTCCTCAAAACTTCTGCGGAATACAAACTATGCCTCTTCATCTCATCAAACTCAGCATCAGTGAGTTTGCCGGGCTTGTTAAGGATCGCCAATGGAATTTTTGTTTTACCAATGTCATGAAACAGTGCGCCGATGGCCAGGGCAATTGTTCTGTCGTGGGGCAGTTTATTGAGGTTACAAAAATTGAGCACATAGGCACCAACGCTGATTGAATGCATCAATGTGTACTCGTCTTTTTGTCTAATTCGGGTGAGCAGCACCAGTGCATCTTTGTTGCGTGCAAGAGACCTGTCCATCTCATCAACAAGTTCAACGGCACTATCAACATCCAGAGGCTTGCCGGCTCGAACTGCACTCATTGCATTTTCAATAACACTGGTCGCCTTTGTCTTAATATTTTTGGCTACCGCAAGCTCCTCTTTTAAAGGAACACTACGACTTGACTCCGGATGCTTCTGGGCAAGTTTATGAAAAGCACTCTCTATTTCTGCATTAACCTCATGCTGCGATTTTGCCTTTTCAACATCAAGGCCTCTTTCCGTGTCGATATAAACCTCTTTGATACCCCAGGAACGAAGGATCTCAATGATTTTGGCGTCTTTAATAAGTGTCGGATTCAAGATACGATTGCTGGTCGACTTGTCACAATTGAAATCATGAACAAAAATACCTGGCCGAAGTTGGTTAATTGTAATTTTTTTTATCATAAATTGACACCCACCAGCAGCCACAAAACTCGGCCCGCTGAAATAATAGTTATATTCTATTGCCTCTATATTATAGCTATAAAATAGCCCCAAAACACAAGTTATGTTTTTAATAGTGCCTATTTTTAAGGCCTACAATATTGAGTTGGCTCGTTTGTACAGCAAATTTTTAACAACGTGACCACGGTTCAACCCCCGCTGTTCAAATCGTGTCATTGGCCTGTCCGGGGGACGAGGATGGAAACTACCTGAATCAGCGAGATTGACAAAACCGTCAGAGGCCTCCATTACCTCCAATATATGCTGGGCATAATCAGCCCAATCTGTAGCGGCATGGAAAAAACCGCCTGGTTTAAGCAAACGTCCCAGCTTGTTGACAAAAGGAGGTTGAACCAGGCGTCGTTTGTGATGCCGCTTTTTTGACCATGGATCCGGGAAAAGCAGAAAGGCCCCCGACAAACTACCGGCAGGCAGAAGTTCCAAAACTTCAATTGCATCTCGGCGATCGATGCGGATGTTCGTAATCCCCTTTTCCCGGATGCGCAACAGTAGTTGGCCCACGCCGGGCAGGTGT from Desulfobulbaceae bacterium includes:
- a CDS encoding HD-GYP domain-containing protein; the encoded protein is MIKKITINQLRPGIFVHDFNCDKSTSNRILNPTLIKDAKIIEILRSWGIKEVYIDTERGLDVEKAKSQHEVNAEIESAFHKLAQKHPESSRSVPLKEELAVAKNIKTKATSVIENAMSAVRAGKPLDVDSAVELVDEMDRSLARNKDALVLLTRIRQKDEYTLMHSISVGAYVLNFCNLNKLPHDRTIALAIGALFHDIGKTKIPLAILNKPGKLTDAEFDEMKRHSLYSAEVLRSAKDLPDEAYDMGLHHHERYDGTGYPHGLKGEAISYGSQLCAIADVYDALTSDRCYKVGIDRIEGLRKLYEWSDYHFNKELTYEFIRGIGVYPIGTCVKLESGRIGVVIGSTESADQPVVRLFYDENKQMPLLVHDLDLLHSEDRVSMYEDAAKWDLKKMNIFGDVSADLFPI
- the trmB gene encoding tRNA (guanosine(46)-N7)-methyltransferase TrmB; this translates as MVTNRSYVRRQGRMMPAQRQALDELWTSYGIREAGVLNPGLLFGRQAPLYLEIGFGMGDALLEMAGAHPENDYLGVEVHLPGVGQLLLRIREKGITNIRIDRRDAIEVLELLPAGSLSGAFLLFPDPWSKKRHHKRRLVQPPFVNKLGRLLKPGGFFHAATDWADYAQHILEVMEASDGFVNLADSGSFHPRPPDRPMTRFEQRGLNRGHVVKNLLYKRANSIL